Within the Pirellulales bacterium genome, the region GCGACCGCATCAGGGATTGGCGGATTTATGCGAATGAAGTTGTTCACACAATGGCGACGGGCTAGCAGCAGGCAACGAACCACGAAGAGTGCACGCCCACGCGCGCGGAGCTTGCGATTGGAATCGCTCGAGGATCGCGCCCTTTTGACGGCCAGCACGGCCGCAGGCTTTGCGGCCAGCGATGTCAACCACGACGGTTACGTTAACGTCTTGGACGTCGTGGCAATCGCCCAATACGTCAACGCTCATGGCATGACCGCGATCTCGGGCCACTCTTCTGCGAGCGGAACGAATACCGCGACGCCGGCAGCCATCACGTCGGACTCGTCGGCCGCCATGGATGTTAACGGGGATGGCTTCGTCAACGTGCTGGATATCGTCGACGAACTCGAGACAATCAATTCGGCGGTCCCGGAAGCACAGTACCTGTTGGTGCCCACGGACAGCTCGGATACGCCTCTCACTGGGCCTGTACCTGTTGGAACGACATTTTACGTTGATGTGTATGTGCAAGACTTGCGCGCGGTTAGTTACGCCGGTATCGCTGGGGGCGATGTCGACGTGACGTATGCAGCCCAGGGAGGCGGCACGGCCGGCGCGACACCCACCGGAATTATCACGGCGGGTCCAAGCTACCCAACCCCCACGGGCGCTATACGCGGCGATGCCACCAGCACACCAGGCGTCGTGTTGAACGTGCAGGGGAGCGAAGCGTTGCATCCGTCAGGAATTCCTTTC harbors:
- a CDS encoding dockerin type I domain-containing protein — protein: MESLEDRALLTASTAAGFAASDVNHDGYVNVLDVVAIAQYVNAHGMTAISGHSSASGTNTATPAAITSDSSAAMDVNGDGFVNVLDIVDELETINSAVPEAQYLLVPTDSSDTPLTGPVPVGTTFYVDVYVQDLRAVSYAGIAGGDVDVTYAAQGGGTAGATPTGIITAGPSYPTPTGAIRGDATSTPGVVLNVQGSEALHPSGIPFYYAALGSNPVLLDRIQMTANTAGIVQFHTQFSLGEVTVDAEDTGSNDPAQIPNNQIGAGTASVTIVAAPPSYLVGSVYADANGDNVQDHGETGISGITVQLLNAASQIVD